A stretch of Colletotrichum lupini chromosome 2, complete sequence DNA encodes these proteins:
- a CDS encoding zinc knuckle: YFKKSITVVFKKLNKNNYIVLKIYKLIALFNIVSKIINIIIARRLSYLIKIYRLLLNSYISKKRR, from the coding sequence tactttaaaaagtctattacggtagtatttaaaaagctaaataaaaataactatatagtgcttaaaatatataagctaatagccctttttaatatagtaagtaaaattataaatattattatagcgagGAGACTAagctaccttattaaaatatatagattattattaaatagttatataagtaagAAAAGACGTTAG